The proteins below are encoded in one region of uncultured Eubacteriales bacterium:
- a CDS encoding conserved membrane hypothetical protein (Evidence 4 : Homologs of previously reported genes of unknown function), whose amino-acid sequence MIWINALSMLLFGLGAYFVAGLALHKGGTKGQIERAAARIRQIRKPKAESAKDYIARINGKTKESYMVRSRRAAQKVYEQTGQKERYAKTLRMALFAGIAGAGVGLMFQNPLLAIVLAVGFYYLPLWLSQFSLYRYNRFLNEQLETALNLITTSYTRTNDILGAVQENMDNINEPVKSVFASFINNLKYIDPNAPAQIERMKSALDNKIWSQWCDSLILCQSDHTLRAALLPIINKFSDQKAQQEENETKMMLPLRNAVVMICLVLSVIPLFRVANPTWYHNLVSTGFGQVSLVTTAIIILVTINKAIKLSKPIEYDV is encoded by the coding sequence TTGATTTGGATTAATGCCCTGTCCATGCTGCTATTCGGGCTGGGCGCGTATTTCGTTGCAGGGCTTGCGCTGCATAAGGGTGGCACAAAGGGCCAAATTGAGCGTGCGGCCGCACGCATAAGACAGATCCGCAAGCCGAAGGCAGAAAGCGCAAAGGACTATATAGCCCGTATTAATGGTAAAACGAAGGAAAGCTACATGGTACGGAGCCGCCGGGCGGCTCAAAAGGTTTACGAGCAGACCGGTCAAAAAGAAAGGTATGCTAAGACACTGAGGATGGCGCTGTTCGCTGGTATCGCCGGTGCCGGTGTCGGACTGATGTTTCAAAACCCGCTGTTGGCCATCGTGCTGGCAGTGGGTTTTTACTATTTGCCCTTATGGCTCTCTCAGTTTTCGCTGTACCGCTATAACCGGTTCCTCAACGAGCAGCTGGAGACGGCCTTGAACCTGATCACCACCAGCTATACCCGCACCAACGATATCCTGGGTGCCGTCCAGGAAAACATGGACAACATCAACGAGCCGGTGAAGAGCGTTTTCGCTTCGTTTATAAACAACCTGAAGTACATAGACCCAAATGCTCCGGCACAGATCGAGCGTATGAAAAGTGCCCTGGACAATAAAATCTGGTCGCAGTGGTGTGATAGCCTCATTCTCTGCCAGAGTGATCACACGCTACGTGCGGCGCTCCTGCCGATTATCAATAAGTTCTCCGATCAAAAGGCCCAGCAGGAGGAAAATGAGACAAAGATGATGCTGCCGCTTCGTAATGCAGTCGTAATGATCTGCCTGGTGCTCAGTGTCATCCCGCTGTTCCGGGTGGCCAATCCCACCTGGTACCACAACCTGGTATCCACGGGTTTCGGCCAAGTTTCCCTGGTGACGACAGCCATCATTATCCTGGTCACGATCAATAAGGCCATTAAGCTCTCTAAGCCTATCGAATACGACGTGTAA
- a CDS encoding conserved hypothetical protein (Evidence 4 : Homologs of previously reported genes of unknown function), protein MKIHIIGGSGTGKTFLANLLSAKYNVPHYDLDDLFWDNSANQYGVKMLIEKRNEMLGKILQNEDWIIEGVYYSWLTDSFEKADTIIVLDIPKRVYKYRIIRRFIKRKIGIERGKKETIKSLKNLLEWTNKFQRENFPQIRAMAGFSFITREGLFDLPGFEELDINSWDCVEIILYGKRKMTNYRFLSPQHALDIHNRIMRVTGTAFNDATPRATADIGPGIRITAVKSPIVDDDVAVSSSIRKVNTSQVSKEKLLMAGTLTSAMMDFLLLCLKRCVSMAISGETGAGKTTLAGCLLEIVTETVRTYTIEEGSREWNFIRRDENGNVLNSVIHTKTRPNEEKAQNIDQELLVKDSLRFNPSIIAPGEIRGREAYEVMEVSNTGHTVITTTHANSTLDTPQRIIGLAKKAYNMDDSTLFSMVSRAFPILVHVEACSDRVRRVTEIREVTGYKNGELLSQLLFEFDVRDNVYDGEDCVRVEGNFVQVNPISERLRKWLLKKGARKADLEPFITIKEDTKLDLD, encoded by the coding sequence ATGAAAATTCACATCATAGGCGGAAGCGGCACAGGAAAAACATTTTTAGCCAATCTGTTATCAGCAAAATACAATGTTCCGCATTATGATTTAGATGATTTGTTTTGGGACAATTCCGCGAATCAATATGGTGTAAAAATGTTGATTGAAAAAAGAAATGAAATGCTGGGCAAAATACTTCAGAACGAAGATTGGATTATCGAAGGAGTGTACTATTCATGGCTCACAGATAGCTTTGAAAAAGCGGATACCATCATTGTTTTAGACATTCCTAAGAGAGTTTATAAATATCGCATTATTCGTCGCTTTATTAAAAGAAAAATCGGAATAGAACGCGGTAAGAAAGAGACGATTAAATCCCTCAAAAACCTACTTGAATGGACTAATAAATTTCAAAGAGAAAATTTTCCACAAATTCGTGCAATGGCGGGGTTCAGCTTTATCACACGGGAGGGGCTTTTCGACTTGCCGGGGTTTGAAGAATTGGACATCAATTCCTGGGATTGCGTTGAGATAATTTTATACGGGAAACGTAAGATGACGAACTACCGTTTCTTGTCCCCCCAGCACGCATTGGACATCCACAACCGTATCATGCGGGTTACCGGAACTGCGTTCAACGACGCTACGCCCCGGGCAACCGCAGACATTGGCCCCGGCATTCGGATCACCGCAGTGAAGTCACCGATTGTGGATGATGATGTTGCGGTATCTTCTTCCATCCGTAAAGTAAATACGTCCCAGGTATCCAAAGAAAAACTCCTGATGGCCGGTACGCTGACCTCTGCTATGATGGACTTCCTACTGCTATGTTTAAAACGCTGTGTGTCTATGGCGATATCCGGCGAGACTGGCGCGGGCAAGACCACGCTGGCCGGGTGCCTGCTGGAGATTGTGACGGAGACGGTGCGCACATACACCATCGAGGAGGGGTCCCGGGAATGGAATTTTATTCGGCGGGACGAGAATGGCAACGTTCTCAACAGCGTGATCCACACGAAAACCCGCCCCAACGAGGAAAAGGCACAGAACATAGACCAGGAGCTGCTTGTCAAAGACTCTCTTCGCTTTAATCCCAGCATCATCGCGCCCGGAGAGATCCGAGGGCGGGAGGCCTACGAAGTGATGGAAGTGAGTAATACCGGGCACACAGTCATCACCACAACACACGCCAATAGTACCCTGGATACACCGCAGCGCATAATCGGACTCGCAAAGAAAGCGTATAATATGGATGACAGCACATTGTTTTCCATGGTAAGCCGGGCATTCCCTATTCTAGTCCACGTGGAGGCCTGTTCTGACCGCGTCCGACGTGTGACGGAGATTAGGGAAGTTACCGGCTACAAAAACGGGGAGCTGCTGTCGCAGCTGCTCTTTGAGTTTGACGTCAGAGATAATGTTTACGACGGAGAAGACTGCGTAAGGGTGGAAGGCAATTTTGTTCAGGTAAATCCCATTTCTGAGCGGCTTAGAAAATGGCTGCTGAAAAAGGGTGCTAGAAAGGCGGATCTGGAGCCATTCATAACGATAAAGGAGGATACAAAGCTTGATTTGGATTAA
- a CDS encoding hypothetical protein (Evidence 5 : No homology to any previously reported sequences) has protein sequence MGLICIAAVIHVFLTINSQKVILTALPLWFRVVVVLDHFIFHCYNYKIHNFETIFK, from the coding sequence TTGGGCCTTATTTGTATTGCGGCTGTCATACACGTGTTTCTTACAATAAATTCCCAAAAGGTTATTCTGACGGCCCTGCCTTTATGGTTCAGGGTGGTAGTCGTTTTGGATCATTTTATTTTCCATTGCTATAATTATAAAATCCATAATTTCGAAACGATTTTTAAATAA
- a CDS encoding conserved exported hypothetical protein (Evidence 4 : Homologs of previously reported genes of unknown function) — translation MQRQLKGIACILFGILFSLPLVWADGAATSGAIFYYGGLGFGIVGVILAFSSHKEK, via the coding sequence GTGCAAAGGCAGTTAAAGGGCATAGCATGTATTTTATTTGGCATTCTTTTTTCTTTGCCATTAGTCTGGGCGGACGGAGCGGCCACTAGTGGCGCAATTTTTTATTATGGCGGGCTGGGTTTCGGCATCGTAGGCGTGATTTTGGCATTTAGTAGCCACAAAGAAAAGTGA
- a CDS encoding hypothetical protein (Evidence 5 : No homology to any previously reported sequences) — protein MTGRQERASGLFYARQHKDTAPGDCSLGAGFWFSLMLIFVKLILVVQHHNVFISKHLSIENKAEALIQFYRSTTIWMHAKIYFMPAIILLNYFDYLFHSLSPIAFSLKAHIYHKTINPIFIVVSVNAIHNKSNGLVIIKNSQWHAFRLNLCLRDRNCI, from the coding sequence TTGACCGGGCGCCAAGAGCGGGCGTCCGGCCTTTTTTATGCGCGGCAGCATAAAGACACCGCCCCTGGGGATTGCTCCCTGGGGGCGGGTTTTTGGTTCTCATTAATGCTTATTTTCGTGAAGTTGATTTTAGTAGTCCAACACCATAATGTGTTCATTTCCAAACACCTGTCCATTGAAAACAAAGCCGAGGCTCTTATACAATTCTACAGAAGCACCACCATCTGGATGCACGCCAAGATATATTTTATGCCTGCTATTATCCTGCTGAATTATTTTGATTACTTGTTCCATAGCCTGTCTCCCATAGCCTTTTCCTTGAAAGCGCATATCTACCATAAGACGATAAATCCAATATTCATTGTCGTCTCTGTCAACGCAATACATAATAAATCCAACGGGTTGGTCATCATTAAAAATAGCCAATGGCACGCATTCAGGCTGAACCTTTGCTTGCGCGATCGAAACTGCATTTGA
- a CDS encoding putative diamine N-acetyltransferase (Evidence 3 : Function proposed based on presence of conserved amino acid motif, structural feature or limited homology) — protein sequence MITLQEINTKNFWDIVELNVHSKQKELVTSNAVSIAQAKVQPECVPLAIFNDDQPVGFIMYCVDRDDNEYWIYRLMVDMRFQGKGYGRQAMEQVIKIIQQDNSRHKIYLGVHPDGGASVELYKSLGFVFNGQVFGNEHIMVLDY from the coding sequence ATGATCACATTACAGGAAATCAATACAAAAAACTTTTGGGACATTGTTGAACTTAACGTACATTCAAAACAGAAAGAATTGGTTACGTCAAATGCAGTTTCGATCGCGCAAGCAAAGGTTCAGCCTGAATGCGTGCCATTGGCTATTTTTAATGATGACCAACCCGTTGGATTTATTATGTATTGCGTTGACAGAGACGACAATGAATATTGGATTTATCGTCTTATGGTAGATATGCGCTTTCAAGGAAAAGGCTATGGGAGACAGGCTATGGAACAAGTAATCAAAATAATTCAGCAGGATAATAGCAGGCATAAAATATATCTTGGCGTGCATCCAGATGGTGGTGCTTCTGTAGAATTGTATAAGAGCCTCGGCTTTGTTTTCAATGGACAGGTGTTTGGAAATGAACACATTATGGTGTTGGACTACTAA
- a CDS encoding putative DNA-directed DNA polymerase (Evidence 3 : Function proposed based on presence of conserved amino acid motif, structural feature or limited homology; Product type pe : putative enzyme), with the protein MISPAGAWTQFSSEKDALAYMKARGLAPAGAAWLKDMIYSGFYTGRPVRCRLVGSSGPDTAVIGLAGGLHCINADHLKDMQRGASASSMPLQYVVLDIETTGFSKVEDSIIEIAAVRVRDGAETGRYDALVKAEVPLPLDIQSLTGITPDMLSDAPHIREVLPGFLDFIGGDPLVGHNIASFDLPFLQYKAQRLGLKILNSAIDTLPLARKAYPELPRYTLAFLKEALDITVPVSHRALPDVLATAKLYQCCADRLLGAGQASDL; encoded by the coding sequence ATGATTTCTCCCGCCGGGGCGTGGACACAATTTTCCTCTGAGAAGGACGCGCTGGCGTATATGAAGGCCCGAGGCCTCGCCCCCGCAGGGGCGGCCTGGCTGAAGGACATGATCTACTCGGGTTTCTACACAGGCAGGCCTGTCCGGTGTAGGCTGGTAGGCTCCTCCGGGCCGGACACGGCGGTGATTGGGCTGGCAGGCGGGCTTCATTGCATCAACGCGGACCATCTGAAAGACATGCAGCGGGGGGCGTCCGCATCGTCTATGCCCCTCCAGTACGTGGTACTGGACATCGAGACCACGGGTTTCAGCAAGGTGGAAGACAGCATCATCGAGATTGCCGCCGTGCGGGTTCGCGATGGGGCGGAAACGGGGCGCTACGACGCCCTGGTGAAGGCAGAGGTCCCCCTCCCGTTGGACATTCAGTCCTTAACCGGCATCACCCCCGACATGCTCTCCGACGCGCCCCACATCAGGGAGGTACTGCCCGGCTTTCTGGACTTTATCGGCGGTGACCCGCTGGTGGGGCACAATATCGCGTCCTTCGACCTGCCTTTTTTGCAGTACAAGGCTCAGCGACTGGGACTCAAAATACTCAACAGCGCCATTGACACCCTGCCCCTGGCGCGGAAGGCCTACCCGGAGCTGCCCCGCTACACTCTGGCGTTTTTGAAGGAGGCACTGGACATCACAGTCCCCGTTTCCCACCGTGCCCTGCCCGACGTGCTGGCCACCGCAAAGCTGTATCAGTGCTGCGCGGACAGGCTGCTGGGGGCGGGCCAGGCAAGCGATCTATAA
- a CDS encoding Transporter, producing MKKLMYKFVAAALAVTLLSTGASALSYTVAQGDTMWKLAVKYKVGTSEIISANPQITNPNLIYPGQVLTIPTLDSSVTAYEAEVIRLVNVARAQNGLAALSTNWELSRVARYKSQDMADKHYFSHTSPTYGTPFEMMKAFGLTYRTAGENIAYGQRTPQEVVTAWMNSSGHRANILNASYTQIGVGYVASGNYWTQMFIG from the coding sequence ATGAAAAAATTAATGTACAAATTTGTCGCCGCCGCTCTCGCCGTCACACTGCTGTCCACCGGCGCGTCCGCCCTGTCCTACACCGTGGCCCAGGGCGACACCATGTGGAAGCTGGCCGTCAAGTACAAGGTGGGCACCAGCGAGATCATCAGTGCCAACCCCCAAATCACGAACCCTAACCTCATTTACCCCGGTCAGGTGCTGACCATCCCCACCCTGGACAGCTCCGTCACCGCCTATGAGGCCGAGGTCATCCGCTTGGTGAACGTGGCCCGGGCTCAGAACGGTCTGGCGGCCCTGAGCACCAACTGGGAGCTGTCCCGCGTGGCCCGGTACAAGTCCCAGGACATGGCGGATAAACACTACTTCTCCCACACCAGCCCTACTTACGGCACCCCCTTTGAGATGATGAAGGCCTTTGGCCTTACCTATCGCACCGCCGGCGAGAACATCGCCTATGGCCAGCGTACACCCCAGGAGGTGGTGACTGCGTGGATGAACTCCAGCGGCCACCGGGCCAACATCCTCAACGCGTCGTACACCCAGATCGGCGTGGGATACGTGGCCAGCGGAAACTACTGGACCCAGATGTTCATTGGGTAA
- a CDS encoding conserved membrane hypothetical protein (Evidence 4 : Homologs of previously reported genes of unknown function): protein MEFNENMHPDGGYQEQYVPAESVGVYTAKTFLWMFFGLLVTFLTAMGLVQTGLILVVYSIPSVFTVLFVVEVAVVLILSARIHKMSVVSARVLFFTYAVLNGIVFSAYLLIYDVFSLILVFGATALYFGGMAIFGWVTKADLSRIRNVLVGGLIFLIVFGLLSMFIPGLEVFERLLCLAGIAIFLAFTAYDTQKIKAYYAAYQGDDVMLKKASIFSALELYLDFINLFLYLLRLLGRRRR, encoded by the coding sequence ATGGAATTCAATGAAAATATGCATCCCGATGGTGGCTATCAGGAGCAGTACGTCCCGGCGGAGAGCGTCGGAGTCTATACCGCGAAGACCTTCCTGTGGATGTTCTTCGGCCTGCTGGTGACCTTCCTGACGGCGATGGGCCTGGTGCAGACTGGCCTGATTCTCGTGGTTTATAGCATCCCCAGCGTCTTCACGGTTCTGTTCGTGGTGGAGGTGGCTGTGGTCCTCATTCTCAGCGCGCGCATCCATAAGATGTCGGTGGTTTCGGCCCGCGTGCTGTTCTTTACTTACGCGGTGCTCAACGGCATTGTCTTCTCTGCCTATCTGCTGATCTACGACGTGTTCAGCCTCATTCTGGTCTTCGGTGCTACCGCCCTCTACTTTGGCGGCATGGCGATCTTCGGCTGGGTAACCAAGGCAGACCTCTCCCGCATTCGAAATGTGCTGGTGGGGGGACTGATCTTCCTTATCGTCTTCGGCCTCCTCTCCATGTTCATCCCGGGCCTTGAGGTGTTTGAACGCCTCCTCTGCCTGGCGGGCATCGCCATCTTCCTGGCCTTCACCGCGTACGACACACAGAAGATAAAGGCCTACTATGCTGCCTATCAGGGGGACGACGTCATGCTGAAGAAGGCCTCCATCTTCTCTGCCCTTGAGCTTTATCTTGACTTCATTAACCTCTTCCTCTACCTCCTGCGCCTCCTGGGCCGCCGGAGGAGATAA
- a CDS encoding 4Fe-4S binding domain protein: MEMRNFPGIRSEVSLLGFGGMRFPTLEDGTIDATAAAVMLERALAAGVNYFDTAYSYHGGKSETFMGSVLTHHPRASYFLADKLPCWLVKTPEDAERIFEEQLGRCGVEYFDFYLAHALDEENYASFEAAHGYEVLARKKAEGKIRHLGFSFHDTPAVLEQILGGHRWDFAQIQLNYLDWTLQDAKKQYEFITSRGLPVVVMEPVRGGALAKLSDKAADILHAAQPEKSPASWAIRYAASLPGVMTVLSGMSDMDQVEDNLATMNIFAPLTGTERAVLQEALAAYLAAGTIPCTGCRYCMDCPAGVDIPRTFAMYNQYKLDGRTNHFLNSYGYMGEMNQPTRCVACGACLPRCPQHIGIPARLAEVAQAVRVLEEKK; this comes from the coding sequence ATGGAAATGAGAAACTTTCCCGGCATCCGGTCGGAGGTCTCCCTGCTGGGTTTCGGGGGGATGCGCTTCCCCACGCTGGAGGATGGGACCATCGACGCAACCGCCGCGGCCGTCATGCTGGAACGGGCGCTGGCGGCGGGAGTCAACTACTTCGACACCGCCTACTCCTACCACGGGGGCAAGTCGGAGACCTTTATGGGCAGCGTCCTCACCCATCACCCCAGGGCAAGCTATTTTCTGGCCGACAAGCTGCCCTGCTGGCTTGTGAAGACCCCGGAGGACGCGGAGCGCATTTTTGAAGAGCAGCTGGGTCGGTGTGGCGTTGAGTACTTCGACTTCTACCTCGCCCATGCGCTGGACGAAGAGAATTACGCCAGCTTTGAGGCAGCACATGGCTACGAGGTACTGGCGCGCAAGAAGGCCGAGGGAAAAATCCGGCACCTGGGGTTTTCCTTCCACGACACGCCCGCCGTGCTGGAGCAGATCTTGGGCGGGCACAGGTGGGACTTCGCCCAGATCCAGCTCAACTACCTTGATTGGACCCTCCAGGACGCGAAGAAACAGTACGAATTCATTACCAGCCGGGGGCTGCCTGTGGTGGTCATGGAGCCGGTGCGGGGCGGAGCGCTGGCGAAACTGTCCGACAAGGCGGCTGACATCCTGCACGCCGCCCAGCCGGAGAAGAGCCCCGCGTCCTGGGCCATACGGTACGCCGCGTCTCTGCCGGGGGTGATGACCGTTCTATCCGGCATGAGCGACATGGACCAGGTGGAGGATAACCTCGCCACCATGAACATTTTCGCGCCTCTGACGGGCACGGAGCGCGCAGTCCTTCAGGAGGCACTGGCGGCCTATCTGGCGGCGGGCACCATCCCCTGCACCGGGTGCCGGTACTGCATGGACTGTCCCGCCGGAGTGGACATCCCCAGGACCTTCGCAATGTACAACCAGTACAAGCTGGACGGACGGACAAACCACTTTCTCAACTCCTACGGCTACATGGGAGAGATGAACCAACCAACCCGGTGCGTAGCCTGCGGGGCCTGTCTGCCCCGCTGCCCTCAGCACATCGGCATCCCCGCGCGGCTCGCGGAGGTGGCGCAGGCGGTACGGGTGCTGGAGGAGAAAAAATAA
- a CDS encoding N-acetylmuramoyl-L-alanine amidase: MNITERILTKNDCWKEGRTIIPKGVMVHSPGVAQPSVDVFLNTWNIPGYAACVHAFVTEDGAVQTLPWNWRGWHAGSAAAGKVSANNTHISFEILEPAGHTYDGGVMVGYDSTKNAAYFAAVYRNAVELTAQLCKKYGLDPLAPGVVICHAEGHALGVASNHADVNHWFPKHGKNMDMFRADVKSAMEGGEEEMTQQQFEAMLAVWQQTQAAAPVSAWAKEAWEQAVAKGVFDGTQPKGGLTREQAALVLSRLDFLD, translated from the coding sequence ATGAATATCACCGAGCGCATCCTGACAAAAAACGACTGCTGGAAGGAGGGGCGCACCATCATCCCTAAGGGGGTTATGGTCCACTCGCCGGGGGTGGCGCAGCCAAGCGTGGACGTGTTCCTGAATACCTGGAACATTCCCGGCTATGCCGCCTGCGTCCACGCCTTCGTCACGGAAGACGGCGCGGTGCAGACCTTGCCGTGGAACTGGCGGGGCTGGCATGCAGGATCTGCCGCGGCGGGGAAGGTGTCCGCCAACAACACCCACATCAGCTTTGAAATTTTGGAGCCGGCCGGGCACACTTATGACGGCGGCGTCATGGTGGGATATGACAGTACCAAAAACGCTGCCTATTTCGCCGCTGTCTACCGTAACGCCGTGGAGTTGACCGCCCAGCTATGCAAAAAGTACGGCCTGGACCCGCTGGCACCCGGTGTGGTCATCTGCCACGCAGAGGGCCACGCGCTGGGCGTAGCCAGCAACCATGCCGACGTAAACCACTGGTTTCCCAAACACGGCAAGAACATGGATATGTTCCGCGCCGACGTAAAAAGCGCGATGGAGGGAGGGGAAGAGGAGATGACCCAGCAGCAGTTCGAGGCCATGCTGGCCGTCTGGCAGCAGACCCAGGCCGCCGCCCCGGTAAGCGCCTGGGCAAAAGAGGCCTGGGAGCAGGCGGTGGCCAAAGGGGTTTTTGACGGCACCCAGCCCAAGGGGGGGCTCACCCGGGAGCAGGCCGCCCTGGTTCTCAGCCGTCTGGATTTTTTAGACTGA
- the cspG gene encoding Cold shock-like protein CspG: MQGTVKWFNETKGFGFISNDEGGDDVFVHFSAIQTDGFKTLAEGQKVSYETEPDPKDAGKLRAVNVRPL, translated from the coding sequence ATGCAGGGTACTGTGAAATGGTTCAACGAGACTAAGGGCTTCGGTTTTATCTCCAATGACGAGGGCGGCGACGACGTGTTCGTGCACTTCTCCGCCATCCAGACCGACGGCTTTAAGACCCTCGCTGAGGGCCAGAAGGTCTCTTACGAGACCGAGCCCGATCCCAAGGACGCCGGCAAGCTGCGCGCTGTCAACGTTCGCCCTCTGTAA
- the glpK gene encoding glycerol kinase (Evidence 2a : Function of homologous gene experimentally demonstrated in an other organism; PubMedId : 10090737, 1372899, 2544860, 2826434, 8170944, 8430315, 8631672, 9817843, 9843423; Product type e : enzyme): MGKYILALDQGTTSSRAILFDSEQNIMGLAQKEFTQIYPREGWVEHDAMEIWSSQYAVMMEVIAQSGVEARDIAAVGITNQRETTILWDRETGRPIHNAIVWQCRRTAGIVDQLLADGLEPHIKKTTGLVPDAYFSGTKIKWILDHVEGAREKARRGEILFGTVDTWLLWKLTGGAVHATDYTNASRTMLYDIHSLRWDNELLSALDIPKAMLPEVRNSSEIYGYTEILGAKVPIAGIAGDQQAALFGQTCFAPGDAKNTYGTGCFLLMNTGDDPCESKNGLLTTIAIGVGGKVQYALEGSVFVGGAVIQWLRDEMRFLTESRDAEYYAQKVNDTGGVYLVPAFTGLGAPYWDMYARGCIVGLTRGTRREHIIRAAQESIAYQVADLVGAMEADTGLTLGHLKADGGASRDRFLMQFQSDILDRSVRRPMIRETTALGAAYLAGLAAGVWRDREEIKGLWVCDTTYTPKMEQERRETLLHGWHRAVGHSQGWAK, translated from the coding sequence ATGGGCAAGTACATCCTGGCCCTGGACCAGGGCACCACCAGCTCACGGGCCATCCTCTTCGACAGCGAGCAGAACATCATGGGCCTGGCCCAGAAGGAATTCACCCAGATCTACCCCAGGGAGGGCTGGGTGGAGCACGACGCGATGGAGATCTGGTCCAGCCAGTACGCCGTGATGATGGAGGTCATCGCCCAGTCGGGGGTAGAGGCGCGAGACATCGCCGCCGTAGGCATTACCAACCAGCGGGAGACCACCATCCTCTGGGACAGGGAGACAGGGCGGCCCATCCACAACGCCATCGTCTGGCAGTGCCGCCGGACGGCGGGTATCGTGGACCAGCTCCTCGCCGACGGACTGGAGCCCCACATCAAGAAGACCACAGGGCTGGTGCCTGACGCCTATTTCTCCGGCACGAAGATCAAATGGATTCTCGACCATGTGGAGGGGGCCAGAGAGAAGGCGCGGCGGGGGGAGATTCTCTTCGGTACGGTGGACACATGGCTTCTCTGGAAGCTGACAGGCGGGGCGGTACACGCCACCGACTACACCAACGCCTCCCGCACTATGCTCTACGACATCCATAGCCTCCGCTGGGACAACGAGCTGCTCTCCGCCCTGGATATCCCGAAGGCCATGCTGCCTGAGGTGCGCAACTCCAGCGAGATTTACGGCTATACCGAGATTTTGGGGGCCAAGGTTCCCATCGCGGGTATTGCGGGAGACCAGCAGGCGGCCCTGTTCGGCCAAACCTGCTTCGCCCCCGGCGATGCGAAGAACACCTACGGCACCGGCTGTTTCCTGCTGATGAACACGGGAGACGACCCCTGCGAGAGTAAAAACGGCCTTCTCACCACCATCGCCATCGGCGTGGGGGGCAAGGTGCAGTACGCACTGGAGGGCAGCGTCTTCGTGGGTGGGGCGGTGATCCAATGGCTGCGCGATGAGATGCGCTTTCTCACCGAGAGCCGGGACGCGGAGTATTACGCCCAGAAGGTGAATGACACCGGTGGGGTATACCTGGTACCCGCCTTTACGGGGCTGGGCGCGCCCTACTGGGACATGTACGCAAGGGGGTGCATCGTGGGGCTGACCCGGGGCACCCGAAGGGAGCACATCATCCGGGCGGCCCAGGAGTCCATCGCCTACCAGGTCGCCGATTTGGTGGGAGCAATGGAGGCCGACACGGGACTGACCCTGGGCCATCTCAAGGCCGACGGGGGCGCCAGCAGGGACCGGTTCCTCATGCAGTTCCAGTCCGATATTCTGGACCGCTCGGTGCGTCGGCCCATGATCCGGGAGACCACGGCCCTGGGCGCGGCCTACCTCGCAGGTCTCGCAGCCGGGGTTTGGAGGGATCGGGAGGAGATTAAGGGCCTGTGGGTCTGCGATACGACGTATACGCCCAAAATGGAACAGGAACGGCGCGAAACGCTGCTCCATGGCTGGCACCGGGCCGTGGGACACAGCCAGGGCTGGGCGAAATAA